One Brassica napus cultivar Da-Ae chromosome C2, Da-Ae, whole genome shotgun sequence DNA window includes the following coding sequences:
- the LOC106381631 gene encoding monocopper oxidase-like protein SKU5, with protein sequence MDFFKILLLMFLVNFSFCFAADPYAFYNFEVSYITASPLGVPQQVIAINGKFPGPTINVTTNENLVVNVRNKLDEGLLLHWSGIQQRRVSWQDGLAGTNCPIPPKWNWTYEFQVKDQIGSFFYFPSLHFQRASGGFGSFIVNPRSVIPVPFSTPEGDITIAIGDWYTRNHTALRKALDDGKDLGMPDGVLINGKGPYQYNKTLVPDGIDYETITVHPGKTYRLRVSNVGISTSLNFRIQGHNLVLAESEGSYTVQQNYTSLDIHVGQSYSFLVTMDQNASSDYYMVASARIVNETIWRRVTGVGILHYTNSKGKAKGHLPPGPQDEFDKTFSMNQARSIRWNVSASGARPNPQGSFKYGSINVTDVYVLRNMPPVKINGKRRTTLSGVSFVNPSTPIRLADKHKVKGVYKLDFPKRPLTGPPRMETSIINGIYRGFMEVILQNNDTKMQSYHMSGYAFFAVGMDYGEWTENSRGTYNKWDGIARSTIQVYPGAWSAILISLDNPGAWNLRTENLDSWYLGQETYVRVVNPDENNKTEFGAPANVLYCGALQKLQKPQKISSSATRSIGFTSLSMVVMALVMIMVLH encoded by the exons atggatTTTTTCAAGATCCTGCTTCTTATGTTCTTGGTGAACTTTAGTTTCTGCTTCGCTGCAGATCCATACGCTTTCTACAACTTCGAAGTCTCCTACATTACCGCTTCTCCACTTGGTGTTCCTCAAcag GTAATTGCTATAAATGGAAAGTTCCCTGGTCCTACAATCAATGTCACGACCAATGAGAACTTGGTCGTGAATGTGAGAAACAAATTAGACGAGGGACTTCTTCTCCACTG GTCTGGAATCCAACAGAGACGTGTTTCTTGGCAAGACGGACTTGCAGGAACTAACTGTCCAATCCCACCAAAGTGGAACTGGACTTACGAGTTTCAAGTTAAGGACCAGATTGGTAGCTTCTTCTACTTCCCATCTCTCCATTTCCAAAGAGCTTCTGGTGGGTTTGGCTCCTTCATTGTCAACCCTAGATCAGTTATTCCAGTCCCTTTCTCTACTCCAGAAGGTGATATCACTATTGCCATTGGTGATTGGTACACAAGGAACCACACG GCTTTGAGGAAGGCTTTAGATGATGGTAAAGATCTTGGAATGCCTGATGGAGTTCTTATTAACGGAAAAGGACCTTACCAATACAATAAGACTCTTGTTCCTGATGGAATCGATTACGAAACCATCACAGTCCATCCTG GAAAGACTTATAGACTTCGAGTGTCGAATGTGGGAATCTCCACGAGTTTGAACTTTAGGATCCAAGGCCACAACTTGGTTCTTGCTGAATCCGAAGGATCCTACACAGTTCAACAAAACTACACCAGCTTGGACATTCATGTTGGACAGTCTTACTCCTTCTTGGTTACTATGGACCAAAACGCAAGTTCTGATTACTACATGGTCGCCAGTGCTCGGATTGTTAATGAAACCATATGGAGAAGAGTCACTGGAGTTGGAATCTTGCACTATACCAACTCTAAAGGAAAGGCAAAAGGTCACTTGCCCCCTGGACCACAGGACGAATTCGACAAAACATTCTCCATGAATCAAGCAAGATCCATCAG ATGGAATGTATCAGCAAGTGGAGCACGTCCTAACCCGCAAGGCTCGTTTAAATACGGTTCCATCAATGTAACCGATGTCTATGTTCTGAGGAACATGCCGCCTGTGAAGATCAATGGCAAAAGAAGGACAACACTTAGTGGGGTATCGTTTGTGAATCCTTCTACGCCTATAAGACTAGCTGATAAGCATAAGGTCAAAGGAGTTTATAAGCTTGATTTCCCTAAGAGACCTTTAACCGGACCACCTAGGATGGAGACTTCGATCATCAATGGCATTTACCGCGGTTTCATGGAAGTCATTCTTCAGAACAATGACACTAAGATGCAAAGCTATCACATGAGTGGCTACGCCTTTTTCGCAGTCGG AATGGACTACGGAGAGTGGACAGAGAACAGTAGAGGAACTTACAACAAATGGGATGGTATTGCACGCTCAACTATTCAGGTGTATCCAGGGGCATGGTCAGCGATCTTGATATCTTTGGACAACCCTGGAGCTTGGAATCTAAGAACAGAGAATCTTGATTCTTGGTATCTCGGACAAGAAACGTATGTTAGAGTTGTTAACCCTGATGAAAACAACAAAACCGAGTTCGGGGCCCCTGCTAATGTCCTTTACTGTGGTGCTCTACAGAAATTACAAAA GCCACAGAAGATATCATCATCAGCCACTCGGAGCATTGGATTCACGAGTCTTTCAATGGTGGTAATGGCTTTGGTGATGATTATGGTTCTGCATTGA
- the LOC125582354 gene encoding uncharacterized protein LOC125582354, which produces MSKINNLDFAALSLSGDNYLQWTLDAKIILKSKGLGECITEGNNANEKDRYSAILIIRHHLIESLKDQYLTIENPLDLWTELKTRYDHQRTVLLPKAMYDWRNLIIQDFKSMDEYNLALLKIVSKLKLCGEDITDKDMLEKIFSTFHTSNVLLQQQYCEKGFSTDANLISCLLLAEQNNELLMRNSELRPPGKNPLPETHATVEAKKESNHVQSDSQHDRGRGKWHGRGRGRNSFGRGRGNSYGRGFYGGRGHGRGRGTSFKPQKSTKSVCHRCGMGFNISIEKSTVYMAGVSVVERSRILTNFPFAVGELRVHYLGLPLITKGMKKQDYLPLVEKIRSRINTWTCRFLFYAGRLQLIKAVLMSIVNFWAGVYRLPSKCMKEIEQLCSSYLWSGHELKATSSKVAWTVVCKVQNEGRLGIRPLKEVNMVYGLKLTWRLLLEESLWDKWIKSNLLKQKSFGK; this is translated from the exons atgtcaaaaatcaacaacttggattttgctgccctaagtctctctggagataattacttgcaatggacacttgatgctaagatcatcttaaaatccaagggactcggtgaatgtatcaccgagggcaataatgcaaatgagaaagatagatacagtgctatattaattatacgccatcatcttattgagagtctcaaagatcagtatttgactattgagaatcctctagacctttggacagagttgaaaacgagatatgatcaccagagaacggtgttattaccaaaggctatgtatgattggaggaatctcatAATCCAGGACTTTAAGTCCATGGACGAGTATAACCTGGCCctgttaaaaatagtttcaaagttgaaactgtgtggtgaggatataacggataaggatatgcttgagaaaatcttttccactttccacacaagtaatgtgttgttacaacaacagtactgTGAGAAGGGCTTCTCTACTGatgctaatctgatctcttgtctcttgctcgctgagcagaacaatgagctgttgatgagaaacagtgaattgagacctcctggaaaAAACCCATTACCTGAGACACATGCGACCGTAGAGGCTAAGAAAGAGTCGAACCATGTTCAAAGTGATAGCCAACACGACCGTGGTCGTGGAAAGTGGCATGGACGTGGTCGAGGCCGTAACTCGTTTGGTCGAGGCCGAGGCAACTCATATGGCCGTGGCTTCTATGGAGGCCGTGGACATGGCCGAGGCCGTGGTACATCATTTAAGCCACAAAAATCGACCAAAtccgtgtgccatagatgtggtatgg GTTTCAATATAAGCATTGAGAAATCCACAGTGTATATGGCTGGAGTCTCAGTAGTTGAAAGGAGCAGGATCTTGACAAACTTCCCGTTTGCTGTTGGTGAGCTTCGGGTTCATTACTTGGGCCTTCCTCTTATAACGAAAGGGATGAAAAAACAAGACTACTTGCCTCTTGTGGAAAAGATCAGAAGCAGGATCAACACTTGGACTTGCAGATTTCTATTTTATGCTGGAAGGCTTCAATTGATAAAAGCAGTCCTGATGAGCATTGTTAATTTCTGGGCAGGGGTCTATAGACTTCCTAGCAAGTGTATGAAGGAGATTGAACAGCTTTGCTCATCATATCTCTGGTCTGGTCATGAACTGAAAGCAACAAGTTCAAAAGTAGCTTGGACAGTTGTATGCAAGGTGCAGAATGAAGGTCGACTGGGTATTCGACCTCTGAAGGAAGTTAATATGGTTTATGGGTTGAAACTCACATGGAGACTGTTATTAGAAGAGTCTTTGTGGGATAAATGGATCAAATCCAATCTTCTCAAGCAAAAAAGTTTTGGGAAGTGA